Part of the Aythya fuligula isolate bAytFul2 chromosome 11, bAytFul2.pri, whole genome shotgun sequence genome, AAGGTCTTTGCTAACTATCAGGATTgcctaaaaggaaaataataataatgattttaaagaaaaatcccttttaAGGAAGCATTTCATGAAAGAGAAGTCCTGCTGATCTGCATGCCCATTCCATTCCCTTGAAGGAACAGCACAGCAGTTTCATGCATTGTCCTTATCCTTTCCCTGCTCTTAACTTCTGCACCAGTTGTTGGCCAAAAATAAACACCATTCCACAACCATATATGTGCAACAGCCTTCTAGTGATTCTGAGCCCCTCTCCAGCACTGCCGTTATTCCACAAGGCCAGGAGACTGTCTGCTTCCTTACACTCTGTGAAGGGCTATGCATATAACCCAGCTGAATCGGGAATGCCTTTtacatctattttcttttctggacaaaaacagcaggaaaaatttAGCAAAAACATGTCACAAACTGCTAGAAGTGTTTCAAGATCCTATACTTTGGTCTTTACTGAATTTTAACTCTCCAGCGGAACTAAAGAAGCACAACTTTCTCCTGGGACCtgccttaaaatatttatccatCTGCTGGCATTCAGAGAGAGTCAAGGTGTGTAACATTGAGGACTGGatgaaaaacaatttccagAAAGACTTCTGTAACAAGCATGAAAACACTGTCACTGATTTTTTGCTAGAAGTTGGCAACAGGTATGTTCTTTGGGTGTGAAATTCTACACTCCTGTAAAGTTAGCTGCCTTTAAATGACAGCATTGAGAACTGTTAATTCTCCTCCATACAGCCTCCCTGAAATGGAGCAGTAAGTACATGAGTGCTTTCACTGTGTAGTTTTAATATAGTGTTACGTTGGTTTTATAGTGGCAATAGCGTATCTTCTCAATGACTTTCTTTAAGCCTAGTCTTCCCTCTTTTTGGAATAAAGATTAATTAACATAGTAAAGTGCAATACTGCTTACTAAGTTGCTGCTTAACTTAAAATGTACCATTCTGTCATTGTCAAGGATTGTCTACGGGGAACCCCTAGAGGAAAGGCATGATTTCACATACTGaatacatttcatttgaaaaagaaagtgcaTTAAACACATTCCTAACAGAAAATTTGTTCCATTCAAGTAAATACTGATTTTATACTGAAATGTAACTATGTTTTTTATGCATTCAAGTAAATACTGATTTTATACTGAAATGTAACTATGTTTTTTATAAACTAGAGTAAAAGGAAGTATCACTAAGAAAAAAGAGCTCTCAATGcgcattatttcttttaacagctTTAGTGCTACTGAGAAGCTCTAAGAAAAAGTGTCATACTACATTAGGAGGAGCAAACAGGGTAAAACCAATCCCAGTGCATTTTTATTCAACACCAAGGATAGCTGTGGTCAAATATTAGAGCTGAAATGGTATACATTTGTGGTGTAACCAGCCTTCAGCTTAGTGCCACAGCACGGAAGGCAAAATGTTCAATTTGGACCTAGcaatttataaaacaaacaaacaaaacaacaaatcacaGGGTACTAACAGAATGCGGGGTGTTGGTGAGAACCAGCAACAGTACAATCTCAAACCAAGGACTAAAATATGGGTTCAGAAAAGAATGTGTACTTTAAGTTCAACAGTTCAAAAGTAATTGTTCCAGAACAACTGATAAGAACTTCAGCTTAATTAGCCAAATACCATTAGGAAACATATCAGTGCTGAGTAAAGAGTACATGTAAGGAAATACTCTAattttgtcactgaaatgtCTACTACCAAGATGGCACgcttaattatttctatttttttgccATCACAAATTACAATTCAGAAGGAGAACACAAGACTACAGCTCAGTAGAAACAGTTTAACACTTAAGTGCCTTCCTTTGCAGAATCTGTAAACTCACATTGGTTGCTGGACATAATGCAAAGCAGACCCTGTGGAGTAGCAAGCAACCTCGAAGTCCATCCAAGTTCAGCAATGGCCTCTCAGAATTAAGGAGATCAATTTCCAAAAGTTAAATTTTCACTCTTAAAAATGTCCTTGTATATTAACACTGACGGTGTCATCCATTTTAGCCTTCCCAAGTCCAATTCCTGCCTTTTTGCAGCAACCCTCCTAAAGCAGTTCTATCACAAGAGAATTTCTAGCattctgtgcaaagaaaaacataattcaaatgaattttcagctttgctttctgagtTTTGAGTACTTTTGTTCTGTTGATGACACTGTGGGTCAGatccttttttttaacctttcctgTTTTGGTCACTTGCATTTCTAATTGATCCGTTTATGGAAGCACTTACGGATACCTTTTTACAGTTCCTGCAGGCAACAGGCAAGCTAATAGCCTTGCCAAGATCACCAAGACCACAAGATCACCATTAGCATTGCTGTAATCATTTTTTACTGTCAACAATAGAACTAAAGGAGTCCTACGTTAATGCAGAAACATTAAGGTTTATCTACCTAAGTAGACACACAGCTCAACTGCTGCTCCTTGGAGAGAGCTGGAAGTGAGAAAGCAAACACTGTACAGAAGGATTTGCAGGTCGGGGCACAAGGGCCTTTGCAAACGTGCCTATTCAGCACAACAGCAAATAATAACCAGTCTGCTCCAGTTGCATACACATGGACAGTGTAAGTCATCATCACACTGACTTGGAACAggtcttttctgtattttcctggaTCTACACAAGCAACAGAATAAAgcaagctttttaaattttctgtgtCATTTAACAGTAGTTACAATAACAGTAATACAATAACAGTTTCAATAACGTGAATGGAGGCTTAAGAGTTGTGTGGCAATCCAACATCAGCACTCAACTAGGTAGGTAGTAGCTGGCACTTACTCAGTAAAACCAAGGAGTTGaagtaacaaacaaaaaatctgcaTAAAATCAAGAGAGTGGGAGTGTCTTACTTGCCCATGCTCAGCATGTCTACAAAGCAGCCTCTTCACTCAATTGTCCTCAAATCCATTCTGACTTGAACCTATGATCTCTGCTGGGTCTTCCTTCTCTGAAGTCAGAGAAAGGCAGCACCATGCAACTCCTTAGgtaaaaaaacactgcagctgcagcctaTACATGTACAAGCATCCACTTCCCCACTGCACCGACTGAGCTACAGACGTAGCCAccaacagaaaaagcaagaaaggtaAGTTTTGTGATTAGTAAAGTTGAGCTTTAAGACCTACATACACCCCCACCTTCTCATACTTTCTTACTCTCCTGGTAAAAGAGGAAGTATTTTGCTAAAACTTTAAGATTTATTCTTGAAGACACTGGCTTTTCCAAGCTCtgtatattatttattcttccCTAGTCTCACCTGTAATGATTATGTTTTCAGATGTCCAAACCTGCTATCTCTGACCCTCTCTGGATGCGGCCATGTTACGGATGATTGCCTCTTGCTTCTTCTCAGGAACTGCCCAAGCCTCAAGACACTCAAACTGGAAAACTGCGTGCGGATCACTGACCAGACATTGGAAGCAGTGACCCTCTATGGGAGATCACTGCAAACACTCCATGTGGATTTTTGCCGGAACATAACACAAACTGGTCTAGAGAAAGTCAGGGAAAAGTGTCCTTCAGTAATGCTGAGCGCAGAGAGAAGTGCTAACATGATTCCAGACagtaaaccagaaaaaaagttcacaCTTGGAAAATCATCAAGAAAACTGGTTCAGCTTTAAGTGCAACAAACTGTAAAAACTCAGTCAATTCGGATAGTTTATTTCTACTTACCTCTAGGGTAGCACTGCTTCAATTAACTGTGGCTACTTTAATGCATTCTGGTTTAAGTCCAAAGAAGTGGTTGGTATGTTTTGTAAAGGCTGCGTTGGGAAAGGTGTGAATTTTCACCAGGACcatcttaagaaaaaacaccctttgttttctgtttttcctcaaactggaaaaaatcgTGTACTTGTGTCATATAATGCAGTACTCGATTAAGTCTAAAAACTTTGGTTCTGTTACCTTCTTTTAACACGGAAAGGCGTAAAGCTGCAGCAAATACTGTATGATTTACACAAATTTCAGGGAATGAGCGATTAATCAATTTCTGTTAAAGACTTTATAACACATATAACGCATTCTACCAGTGAAGGGAGAGATCCATGACATCTAAGGTTCCTTCTAGCAAGCAGATAAGCGTACCTGACAACTATCACTTCCTCAGAGATTAATATTTGTGGTTGATTTGTCAGGTGTATTTATTAACAGAGGGTATATGCGTGGCACTGTGTGCAAACCAGTTTGACCCTGTGCACAATATACTTTGACAAAATaaccaagttttttttttttttttttaagttgacaTTAAAGGAATTCTGATGGGAAAAAATGCTAGTTTACAGAACAAACCTGTAGGAAAAGACAGTGATGTACAATTATAAAGCTGTAAATTACACAgctttaaattataaattagcAACATTCTACAGCAGGGATCTGTATAAACATTTGTGGTCTCAGtgcaaagcaaaaggaaaaaaacaacaacaaaaaccagcaaaCAGCTGTTTTCATCCCGAACCACAGGGCTGTCAATTGCCTGCATGCACCTCAGCAACAGGGAAGTGTTTTTATGAAGAGTTGCTGCAGCATCAGCTACACCAAAGTATGACTCCAAAGGTTGACACAGTTTCACTTTGCTGtacaaaacctgcctggatgaTACAACACACAGGGACTTGGTCATGGTATTGAGTAACCAGGTCTGGCAACAACAGGCTCCAAGGCACTTAGGTACAGATTTTCGCCCCAGGAAAGGTGAACAGTTCTGAGTGCCACCTTACTGCATCAGCCGTACTGCTGTTCCCCATTAAAAGTGTTACCTGTTGAACCTGTCTCAGTATCTATACCAATTCAGAGCAATAACATAGATGGTCTAGCCTGAATAGctcagatttttatttgaactACAGTGTGCCTTTTTAAAAGGCACCCTGTCTCAAATGCTGTGCTTTCCTCTGTGTGGGACAAGCCCTCAAATTTTGTTTCCTATTCCAATTTGTTCAGTGATTAGGAAACATCCAGCATTGACTCCTGAAGCAAACCATAAAGAGAATCCTGTCCATTCTAGTGGACTCCACATCTTAACTTATATTTACTTTCAATTTCTCTCCCATTCAACATGATCCAGTATAGAACATGCTTATAGGAATGACAGATGGTTATACCTGGCTattgataacttttttttttttttttctagaatacCAAATGTCAGTACAGCTCAGGTGTCAAACAAAAGGCTGCATACAGACCAGTTTGACAAGCTCAATGGATCCTGAACAATTCCAGCTTAATTCACAATGAAGTGTACAGCAgttaagatttcattttcaattaaaatcttACCCAGAGTAAGAATACCTCAGTCATCACCACACTGACTTGGAACAggtcttttctgcattttcctggaTCTACACAAGCAACAGAATAAAgcaagctttttaaattttctgtgtCATTTAACAGTAGAGTTACAATAACAGTAGTACAATAACAGTTTCAATAATGTGAATGGAGGCTTAAGAGTTGTGTGGCAATCCAACATCAGCACAGTTTTTTTTGTCCTTAAGGCAAATTTAGAAATACTAACATATGGAAATTCTGCTCTGTCCCATTGAGAGAGTCAACATTTCTGTTCCATGACATAACTATTCAAAACTTCTTCACTGCAGCAATTTAAGTGCACGTATCATAGTATTCTGGTTTTCATTGACATTATGAACATAATGACCTTGAAATTGTTGATAATCTCACCACACCAGTAACACAACACTAATGAAACTTGCTAATAAACTGGAAATTCCATTGCTGGAATTCAAGTGTATCAAGACTACCatggtttaaaataattttatagctTTGTTGCATTTTAACAACTGTAGACGTATCATCAGGTATAACTTTGCAGGCTTACTGCTAGTCTGcactttaattttatatatataactggAAGACTATATAAGCTATCTTTTTCTCTAATAAACAGAATTTGTGACTTCTTAAATTGCTATCTAAAAAATTATTACAGGTTGTCACAAATACCTAGAAAGCTGcttgttctttaaaatttagaaatacCTCTCTAAAAAGAATGTGTgaaatgaagattatttttttccctctcactGTCATCCAAAATGTAGAAACAAGGTCTGAAGTTAGGCCTTGATTAATTAGGAACAGCTGGCttaattttcctatttctcaCTGTACTCTTTTTACGGTACTGTTATTCCTTTTATTAAAGCtacagggagaaaaatgctTTGGGTATTGTAATGTCAAATTTAGCTGTGAAGCCTCAGATAgtcctgaaataaatgtttacttCATCATTTAGCTCATCTTTTGTTCATatttgaacagaaaagaaatatgctaTCAAATTCCactggaagatattttttattggaAGAGTGGTACTGTAAAATTGTATTTCCAATCAGTTTTTTTTAGGAAGATAAGTTTCAAACAAtctcagcagaaatatttttatagcctACATTCCTAGGGCTTATTCCTTCCTCTGCTAGAAATGGTGAGCTAGCTATGGACTCCTGAAAACACTATGTgctattttcatcattttttatgaaaaatggaaaggatTTTACAGCTTTCAACACAAATTAATATACTTGCTCCTCCTTTACCATCCTGGCTTACTGATTCACAGATATCCTTTGGAACTCTCTAATTTGGCTGAACtaagaaataaatcacagcatTGCAGATACTTAGTCAAACAGATAAGAAATTCTAGAGAAATACTTTATCAGTACGAGTGTCCAAAAGTTTCACGCACTtagaagacaaataaaataatttagtaaTTTTATTTGCACAACTTAGAAATACTTAACAGCATAGCACTATAGTATTCTGCTATTTCATTAACTCAGTCCTAAAACTGAAGTAGGATCCTTATGCACTacaaaagcacagaacaaaacTAGAAGcatagaaaggaagaaaaactgtcaATCCTAAAACAGTATTTGTAAGTTGGAAAGAAGATTGGTGGTCTGAATAAACCAATTATGATGTGTAAATTGGGAAGCCGACAGAATCCTTACTTTGAGTACACAATTTATGCATGGAGAAAAATACCAATTTCATATATTGATAAGCCAGAAGCTACAAACTCTTTAAGTCACATTAATAATCAAAGACCCTCCTGTGATGCTAGCTCTCTCTGAGCCCTCTGTGATGAAAGCTACACCTCTGCAGATCTAACAGATAATTTTAAGTAGCTATAAAATACGAATGTGGGTCTGCagctttacatattttttatacctttttgCCAATTTTCTCTCAACTGTTTCTGAGTTTATTTATAGTGTCAAAAGAGTGCCTCAGAACACTCTTTTACTTGATTTCTTGGTTTATTTCTATACAAATGCTCAAAGTTATATTACTTTGCTCTTCTCCTCCTTAAATATGGGTATTTCTTTCGTGACATGGTAAAATTTGAACATACTTGTGCTGATAACTTCTCTTAGCATCAGTAATCAACTTTCTTAATTTTTGAATTGTGTTCCCAAGTATACATCGGTAACATTTTACTTAGGCTGTGATGCAAAGATAGAAGCATATTTAAAGTTTTCCTCAGTCCCAAGCCATTTGAGCTCTGTCAAAGTTCTCTTAACAttgttgaaacattttttaatactcACACATTCTAAGTCTAAATTACCAGGTATGGAGGGAGGAGGGCTTGTTATataaatttcataaaaataccaaaagaaaagcagtataaaaaaaaaagcctgctcaGAAGCTGCACTTATGTTATCAGATCCAAGTAGAAAAGACAAGTTTAGTTGTAAAAGTTCGTGCCTTTTCCCACAAAATAGGGGAAAAGCAACATCCAGGTGACACTTCAAATTTTCACTGTGAAACATAGATCATATTGGcaataaaacagaagaggaacaaaGACCTGCAGTATGGTAAAACTGTTTACTTACAAGCAGTGGTAGTTTTTGCAGTTCAACTTCATCACATAGCTAAATGCCAGATACAGATCAAATTTCCAGACCTGAGCTGATCATTTGTTAACCTCTTTGGAGAACACCACTACTCAATAATACATTCTGCTCTTACTAGTTCCCCTCTAGGCATGACAGATGCACATACCACCCACCAGTACATTCCAAGGCTGTTGGATGAGCCAACTCTTCTACTGCCGACTCTCCAGTCAGAATAAGGCTTCATCAGGTTAGAGCAACTTACCTACCTCTAGAGCCTTGGGGACTGGTTGCTCATCTTCTCTCTGCTGTAGTCTGCCTACCTGTTTCA contains:
- the FBXL22 gene encoding F-box and leucine-rich protein 22 — translated: MHITQLNRECLLHLFSFLDKNSRKNLAKTCHKLLEVFQDPILWSLLNFNSPAELKKHNFLLGPALKYLSICWHSERVKVCNIEDWMKNNFQKDFCNKHENTVTDFLLEVGNRCPNLLSLTLSGCGHVTDDCLLLLLRNCPSLKTLKLENCVRITDQTLEAVTLYGRSLQTLHVDFCRNITQTGLEKVREKCPSVMLSAERSANMIPDSKPEKKFTLGKSSRKLVQL